The genomic stretch ACCGCGCAGCGACCTGTTCGCGCTGGGGGCGGTGCTGTACCAGCTCGCCACGGCCGACACGCCCTTCGGCGAGCCACAGCACCTCAAGGCCGTGAAGCGCCGGCTGTGGCGCGACCCGGTGCCGCCGCGCCGCCGCCGCCCGGCGATCCCGCCCTGGCTGCAGGAGATCATCCTGCGCTGTCTCGAGGTGAACCCCGACCGCCGGCCACCCACCGCGGCGCAGCTCGCCTTCGACCTGCGCCACCCCGACCAGGTCGCACTCACGGACCGCGCCCGGCGCCTCCGGCGCGATGGGTTCCTGACCGTACTGCGCCGGCGCCTGCGGCCCGAACCCCCCGGGCTTCGGCGCGGCGGCGCCGCCCGCCAGATCGCCGTCTCCCCCATCCTCGCGATCGCGATTGATACGTCGGGCACCGACGACACACTCGCCGACGCGCTGCGCAACCAGGCGCAGAAGATGCTGGCCAGCCGGCCCGGCGCGCGGCTGGCCTGCCTCAATGTGCTGAAGTCGAACCTGATCGCGATGGACAGCACGCTCGATGATGCGGGGCGCAACCGGCATGTGCAGCGGCTGCTGGAACTGCGCCACTGGGCCGCGCCGCTCGGCCTCGCGGAGGGCCGCGTGACCTTCCACGTGCTCGAGGCAGCCGACGTCGCAGGCGCGATACTGGACTATGCGCGCGCCAACCGGGTCGACCATGTGGTGCTGGGCGCGCGGGAAGCGTCCTTCTCGCGCCGGGTGCTCGGGTCGGTCTCGGCGCAGGTGGCGGGGGAGGCGCCGTGCTCGGTGACCGTGGTGCGCCGGAGGCGGGCCGACGCCGCACCGCCGGCCTGACGCCAGGCGCGGTGCCCCCATTCGGGCGCAGGCGCAGCAAGCCTTGAATTTCGCCGCCGCA from Roseomonas fluvialis encodes the following:
- a CDS encoding serine/threonine protein kinase; translation: MPRSGTVLDGFEVGERLHEGGMAMLYRAARPGDDTPMLMKVPRLREGEDPAAIVSFEMEQLIMPRLSGPHVPRFIAMGGFEADPYIVMERIEGPALSARLRELPLPPEEVAAIGAAIADALDDLHGQHVVHLDVKPANILFRPDGTAVMVDFGLARHDRLPDLMAEEFRLPYGSTPYMAPEQAMGIRHEPRSDLFALGAVLYQLATADTPFGEPQHLKAVKRRLWRDPVPPRRRRPAIPPWLQEIILRCLEVNPDRRPPTAAQLAFDLRHPDQVALTDRARRLRRDGFLTVLRRRLRPEPPGLRRGGAARQIAVSPILAIAIDTSGTDDTLADALRNQAQKMLASRPGARLACLNVLKSNLIAMDSTLDDAGRNRHVQRLLELRHWAAPLGLAEGRVTFHVLEAADVAGAILDYARANRVDHVVLGAREASFSRRVLGSVSAQVAGEAPCSVTVVRRRRADAAPPA